A single window of Aquarana catesbeiana isolate 2022-GZ linkage group LG10, ASM4218655v1, whole genome shotgun sequence DNA harbors:
- the LOC141109882 gene encoding olfactory receptor 11A1-like: MSRKNQTGVTEFLLLGFGSLGGFRVILFVLCLLVYVMTLLGNITIIILILTSQLLHSPMYFFLCHLSFSDMMLTSDIVPNLLHIILEEGRTMPFIECITQFQLFGASTGTECLLLTVMSYDRYLAICDPLSYLPVMGTKLKQHLVAWSWVLSFAITLTIALLMSNLHFCGPNIIDHFFCDYVPILRLSCSDTRLLQIVDLILTAPVTLLPFILIIISYICISIVIVKIPNGTGRQKAFSTCSSHLTVVCIFYLSLMSIYLIPSSGNSVTALKILSLLYTVITPSLNPLIYSLRNQEIKTTFIKMFCFRYKI; encoded by the coding sequence ATGAGTAGGAAGAACCAGACTGGGGTCACAGAATTCCTTCTCCTTGGTTTCGGGAGTCTCGGTGGGTTCCGAGTAATTTTGTTTGTACTATGTTTGTTGGTCTATGTAATGACTTTGCTAGGGAACATAACAATAATTATACTCATACTCACCAGCCAACTCTTACACTCACCGATGTACTTTTTCCTTTGCCATCTGTCCTTTTCGGATATGATGCTCACCTCGGACATCGTGCCAAATCTATTGCACATCATCTTGGAGGAAGGGCGCACAATGCCATTTATCGAATGCATTACCCAATTCCAACTCTTTGGAGCTTCCACTGGAACTGAATGTCTTCTGCTCACCGTCATGTCTTACGACCGATACCTAGCTATCTGTGATCCATTGTCTTACCTGCCAGTGATGGGCACAAAGTTGAAACAACACCTAGTTGCTTGGTCCTGGGTTCTAAGTTTTGCTATCACTTTAACCATAGCACTGTTAATGTCCAACCTGCATTTCTGTGGGCCAAACATCATTGATCATTTCTTCTGTGACTATGTACCCATCCTCCGTCTCTCTTGCTCCGATACTCGCTTGTTACAGATTGTGGATCTCATCCTAACAGCGCCGGTGACCCTTTTACCATTTATCTTGATTATTATCAGTTACATCTGCATTTCCATTGTGATTGTTAAGATCCCCAATGGAACTGGAAGGCAGAAGGCATTCTCAACCTGCAGTTCCCACCTGACAGTTGTCTGTATATTTTACTTATCTCTCATGTCTATATATCTAATTCCATCGTCCGGGAACTCTGTCACTGCACTTAAAATTCTCTCCCTACTGTACACAGTCATCACCCCATCTTTAAATCCCCTAATATACTCATTACGAAACCAAGAGATAAAAACAACCTTTATAAAAATGTTCTGCTTCAGGTACAAAATATAA